The window ACGATCACGGTCGGAGAGATCACCCCCGATCCCACCGGCGAGGTCCGCGAGCTCCTGGTGATCATGGCGCAGATCCACGCCTGCCAGGTCATGCGTTCGGCCACCGCCAACGCCTTCTCCTTTTCCAGCGGCGACAAGAGAGTGGATAAAACCGGACAGCCCGGCCACTGGGCCAAGCTCGAGGCCGATCTGCTCGCCGACTACCGGCAGCGGCTCACCGAGCTGCGTCCGGCCACCCAGCTCGATCAGGAAGCCTACATCCTGACCCCGAGCGGCCTTACGCCGGTCATCTACGAACAAGGGATCGATCTCGATGTTGTTGAATGACCGGGAACGCGCCGAAGCCGTGGCCGATGTCGCCCGGCTGATCCTCTCCTCGGGCCAGACCGCACGCATCCTGCGCGTGGTTCCCGGCGAGCGGCTCTACGGCACCGACGATGCCGAATACACGGAAATCTCCGTCATCCCCCTCGAACTGAACGAAACCCCGCCGGAGGAGCTGAGCGGCAAGATCGACGCGCTCGCCTGTGTCCTTCCGGATGCCGATGTCCGGGGTGAAGACCGCCTGGCCTCAGACAGGGAAACCTATCGCATACAGAGTGTGGAAGAAGAACACTTCTTCGGCACCGTCACTCATAAGAACCTGCAACTGGTGAAGCTCAATGGGCGTTAGGCGGACCGGTGACTGGGACAAGGCCCGCGCCAAGCTGACCACCGGCATGGGGCCACGTCTGGCCACGGCCCTGCGACAGGCCACGATCCGCAACGCCCTTTTTCTGGTGCGCGAGATCCAGCGGGGGATTCGCTCCCAGGCCCCGGGCGGACAGGCCTTCGTGAAACTCGCCGAGAGCACCATCGAGCGCAAAGGCTCAAGCAAGGCGCTCATCGACACCGGCTTTCTCGTCAACGCCATCACCCAGAAGATCATGGCCGACAAGGCGTTCGTCGGCCTGCTGCGCGGCACCGTCAACAAGGACGGGGAAGACATGGTGAACATCGGTGCCGTCATGGAGTACGGGGCCACCATCAAACATCCGAACGGCGCGACCATCATCATCCCCGCCAGACCCTTTCTGCATCCGGTGATGGATAAGTACCGCGAGCAGATCCTCCAGAACTATCGCGAGGCGATCCGCTCCGCGCTTTGAGCCTCCGACACATCGCCAGCGCTTCCGGTAAGTAACCAGGCAGAAAACGGAGGCGTCCCTTGAGCACGATACAGACCGTCACAGAAATCCTGATCCGCCTGGCCAAACAGGCCATCCACCCGGACACCGTGCTGGTGTTCCCGGATGACCTGTTCGAGGTCCAGCGTACCCCCAGCGTCATCCTCCAGGGGCCGAAGCTGGCGGAAGACCGTTTCCGCCGCAGCCAGAGCCGCCTGTTTGAGAAGAATGTCGCGGAGCTGAGTTTCGAGGAGTGCCGGTTTCCCCGTCTCTATCACCTCGATTTCGACCTGGTGGTGACCGTGGACCGGGAGGCCGAACTGCTTGGTTTTCACGAATCGGTGTCGCGGTTCCTCCAGCTTTACCCGGAGATCGCCATCGCCGACCAGGGCAGCCTGAACCTTACCGAACTGGTTCCTCTGGGCGGCCTGGCCCGGGTGAACCTCTCCAACCTCCGGCAAAGCTCCGGACGCATCCGCATCGAATCCTGCCCGGTGTACGACGGCGACCTGCGCGACGGTCGGCTGATCCGGGACCGGACCTTCCAGTTTCACGGCGACGTGACAGAGCAACGAACCATTCAACCGTAAAGGAGAACAACCGTGATCGAGATCAGAAACCTGCAGTTCCAACCCCTGACGTTCAACCTCTCCGGCCAGGGAACCCTTCACCTCGGGCCGCGAGAACGCAAGAGCATCGCCCGCAAGGACCTCTCCGCCGAGATCAAGACCGCCGGAAAACGCGGCCTGGTGCGCATCACCGACCTGACCGGCGGCGCGGAACCAGAACCGGAAAAGCCCACGGCAACCGATGACGCCGCAGCCGATGAGGCCAAGACCACCAGCAAGCGGAGGAAATAACCATGCCGACCTATCTATCGCCCGGGATTTACACCCGGGAAACGGACTTCAGTTTCTATGTGAAGCAGATCTCGACCTCGTCGGCTGCCATGGTCGGAGTGGCCGAGAAAGGCCCGATCAACAAGCCCGTGCTGGTGACGAGCTGGGAACAGTTTATCAACCGTTTCGGCTCCTATATCAACGAAAGCTATCTGGCCTACGCCGCACGGGCGTTTTTCGACAACGGCGGGTCGGTCCTCTACGTCACCCGCATCGCCCATCTCACCGACTCCACCGACCGGGACACCCTGACGGCGCTCAAATCTTCCATCGTGCTGCAGAACCGGGAGGCGACGCCCGCCGACGCCCTGCGGATCGAGGCCGTGAACGAAGGCGTCTGGGGCGACCGACTCTCCATCTCCATCGAGGACGGTTCTCTCGATCCGGCCAACCATTTCAACCTGGTGGTCCGGCACAAAGGCGATGTGGTCGAGGTGTTCAAGGATCTGAGCATGGACGAGACGCTGCCGAACCATGTGGAGCTGGCGATCAACGACCGCTCGGATTTCATCTTGGTCCAGGATCTGGCCGCAGCAATGGGAACGCCCAGCGACCGTCCGGCATTGGGCGTGTTCACGCTCAGCGGCGGCGACAATGGTCTGACCGATCTGGCCGATGCGGACTTCATCGGCGATCCCTCGCAGCATACCGGCCTCTATGGCTTTGACGAGATCGACGCCCTGAACCTGCTGATGGTCCCCGGCGTCACGACGGTGCCGGTGATCAACGCCGGAATCGCCTATGCCGAGGGGCGCAAGGATCTGCTGTTCATCGCCGACACGCCCATGCACCTGGAGCCGCTCGAAGCGGTAGATTTCCGCAAGGGACAAGGGATGTACAGCCACGCGGCCTTCAACTCCTCCTACGCGGCGCTCTACTACCCCTGGCTGGAGATCAGCGATCCGGTCAACTCGCGCAAGAAGCTGGTGCCGCCCTGCGGCGCGGTGGCGGGATGCATCGCCCGCAGCGACCAGAAGACCAACGTCTGGAACGCGCCCGCCGGTATCGACCGTGGCCGCATCTTCAACACGCTCTCCCTGGCCTACAAGACCAGCCGTGGCGAGCGCGATGTGCTCTATCCGGAAGGGGTCAACGTCATCGCCGTGTTCCCCGACACCGGCATCAACATCTGGGGCCAGAAGACGCTGCAAAGCCAGCCCTCGGCCGTGGACCGCATCAACGTGCGCCGTCTGATGATGTTCATGGAGGAAGCCATCTCGGAATCCTCCCGCTTCGTGGTGTTCGAGCCGAATCACCCCCAGACCTGGCGTGCCCTCGGCCGCCTGATCAACCCCTTCCTGCAGGACATCAAGGACAAGGGTGGCCTCTACGACTTCGCATTCCAGTGCGACGAGGAGACCAATACCCCGGCGGTCATCGACCGCAACGAAATGGTGGCCCGCGTGTTCGTCAAGCCGACCAAGACGGCGGAGTTCATCGAGCTGAACTTCATCCTGACCAGCACCGGCGCGGACTTCAAAGAAATCATCTAACGGGAGAACACGGCTATGAGAAGCGGAAACATGCCCAAGAGCCTTTACCAGAACTGGCAATTCGCCATCGAGGTAAATGGCTTCGACGTGGCCCTGTTCCACAAGGGACAGGAGCCAAAAACAGAATTCGAGGAAGTGGCCTTTGCCCCGGCCGGTTCGATGTTCGACCAAAAGGTGGCAGGGCGGGTCAAGTTCGAGGACATCACCCTCGAGAAAGGCAACCTGCAGGACGGCTCCGACGAGGCGGCCCGCGAATGGATCAAGAAACAGGTGGACGTGAACGCCGTCACCGGCGGTCTTCCGGCCGACTACATGCGCGACATCGACGTTGTCCGCTACGACCGCACCGGCAACGAGACCCGCCGCTGGACCCTGCACGGTGCCTGGGTGAAGGCGCTCGAATACGACGAGCTCGAAGGCGGCAACACCGAGAACACCATCGAGAAGCTCACCATCTGCTTCCAATACTGGACCTAAACCGGAGGATCGACCATGTACAGCTTTGAACTGCCAAGCGGCACTGAACTCGAGCTTCGGGAAATGACCGGGGCCGAGGAAGAACTGCTCACCAACCAGCGCCTGATCCGTTCCGGAGAGGCGATCAACCAGGTGCTCCGCAACTGTTTCGTCCGGCTGGGCGAGAAGACCGATCCCGATCTCGCCGAGGTGATGAACCTGCTCTCGGGTGACCGGCTGTTCGCGCTGGTCCGCCTGCGCCAGATTTCCCTCGGCGACGAGGTGGAGCTGGAGCTGAGCTGCCCGAACAGCTCCTGCCGCATGACCAACTTTGTGACCATCAATCTCGAGGATCTCAAGGTCACCCCCTACGGCGAGGAGCGGGAGTTCGCCTTCAAGCTGCCCGGCTCGAAGAAAACCGTGCGCTTCGGATATCTCGATGGCCACAAGGAAAAGCGTCTGGCCAGCCTGCGTGAGCCCAACATCACCTCGGCCATGCTCATCCGCGTCCTCGACATCGACGGCAAGGCTCCCTCCAAGAAGAGCCTGGCGGAAATGTCGATGCGCGACCGCAACGCGCTGCGGCAGGAGATGTCGCGGGTCGACGCGGGAATCGACACCTCGGTCGAGACCGATTGCGATGGCTGCGGCACCAAGATCCGTACCCGCCTGGAGGCCGAACCGGCTTTTTTGTTCCCCGGAGTTCGCTTGTAAGCGACGCATTCTTTCTCGCTTACGGCGGACTGCACTGGGGCTGGTCGGAAACCCGCTCGCTGCCTCTCAGGGTCCGGCGTCAGTTCGTCGAGGCCCTTGAGCGGCAACTTGATTTTGAACGTGAGCAAACGGAACGGCGATAGATGAACGGCGATCTCGGACTGGGCATAGTGGTATCGATGAAGGATGCGTTCTCGCAGAACGCGCAGCGCATCCGTGGTTCCATGATGGACCTCGATTCCACCGTGGCGGATGCCAGCGAGCGGATGACCCGCAACCTGGACCGCATCCAGCAAGGGACCATGATGCTGGGGGCGGGACTGGCCCTGATGGCAGTACCCGCCGCCCTGTTCGCCTCCACCGCCGCGACCCAGAAAGCCCTGGGCGAGCTGGCGTCCCTCGGCGTGCAGGACCTCCGGGCCATCGAGGACGCCGCAGAATCCTTCACCAACCAATGGTCCGGTGCCGACAAGGCCGCTTTCATCACCGCCACCTACGACGTGAAATCGGCCCTGTCCAACCTCAGCGACGAGGCGGTGGGCGTCTTCACCTCCATGGCCGCCATGACGGCCAAGGCGACCAAGGCCACCACCCAGGAGATGGTTGGCACCTTCACCACGGCCTACGGGATCTTCAAGCCCATCATGGCCGACATGAACGACATGGAATGGGCGACCGCCTTTTCCGGAGCCATGGCGCAGACAGTGGCCTCGTTCAAGACCAACGGCACCCAGATGGCCGACGCCATCAAGAACATCGGCGCGGTGGCGGCCGCGAGCAACATTCCCCTGAACGAGCAGCTCGCCGTGCTCGGCCAGCTCCAGACCACCATGCCCGGCTCCGAGGCGGGCACGCTGTACAAGGCGTTCATCATGAAGGCGGCCGAGGCCGGTGACGAGCTTGGCCTGTCCTTCACCGACACCAGTGGCCGTCTCAAGGGCGTGGTTCCCATCCTGCAGGAGATCAAGCGCCAGTTCCCCGATCTCTCCAACGCAGCCGCCCAGGTGAAGCTGAAGAAGGCCTTCGGTTCCGACGAGGCGGTCAAGTTCCTGCTGCAGATGTCGGCGGGCACGGAGAGCCTCGAAGGCAATATCCAGTCGGTGGGCCGAGCCATGAAGACCGGCACGGCGGTCACCGAACAGATGGCCGACGCCATGAACCAGGACATCGGAGCCCGGTTCCTGCTCCTGCGCCAGCAGATGGCCAACCTCAGCGAAATCCTGGGTCGCACCTTGTTGCCGGTGGTCACGCCGGTGATCAACGGCGTCTCCCGCGTCATTCTGTTCCTGCAGCGCATGGCCAAATCGATGCCGGGCGTGACCCGGGTGGTCCTTGGACTATCCATGGCCCTCGGCACCATTTTGGTCGTGGCCGGAGCCGTCACCGCCGCTGTGGGCATGGTGGGACTCATGCTGCCCGCCATCAAGGCCGGGTTCGTGGCCATCAGCGCCGCGCTCGCCGGGGTGGGTTCGGCGGTCGCGACCTATTTTCTGCCTGTTACCGCGATCATCGCGGGCGTGATCCTGTCGGTGTATCTGCTCAAACGCGCCTGGGAAACCAACTTCGGCGGCATTCAGGAGATCATCACCGGGGCCTGGAACAAGGTCTCGCTGGTCTTCCAGGGGATCAGAGAGCTGGTGGGCTCTCTCAGCGGCGGCGTCGGGCAGATGTCGGCCGAACTGGCACAGAAGCTCGAATCCGCAGGGCTGTTGGGCTTCGTGGTCACCGT is drawn from Desulfomicrobium macestii and contains these coding sequences:
- a CDS encoding phage tail sheath C-terminal domain-containing protein produces the protein MPTYLSPGIYTRETDFSFYVKQISTSSAAMVGVAEKGPINKPVLVTSWEQFINRFGSYINESYLAYAARAFFDNGGSVLYVTRIAHLTDSTDRDTLTALKSSIVLQNREATPADALRIEAVNEGVWGDRLSISIEDGSLDPANHFNLVVRHKGDVVEVFKDLSMDETLPNHVELAINDRSDFILVQDLAAAMGTPSDRPALGVFTLSGGDNGLTDLADADFIGDPSQHTGLYGFDEIDALNLLMVPGVTTVPVINAGIAYAEGRKDLLFIADTPMHLEPLEAVDFRKGQGMYSHAAFNSSYAALYYPWLEISDPVNSRKKLVPPCGAVAGCIARSDQKTNVWNAPAGIDRGRIFNTLSLAYKTSRGERDVLYPEGVNVIAVFPDTGINIWGQKTLQSQPSAVDRINVRRLMMFMEEAISESSRFVVFEPNHPQTWRALGRLINPFLQDIKDKGGLYDFAFQCDEETNTPAVIDRNEMVARVFVKPTKTAEFIELNFILTSTGADFKEII
- a CDS encoding phage tail protein gives rise to the protein MPKSLYQNWQFAIEVNGFDVALFHKGQEPKTEFEEVAFAPAGSMFDQKVAGRVKFEDITLEKGNLQDGSDEAAREWIKKQVDVNAVTGGLPADYMRDIDVVRYDRTGNETRRWTLHGAWVKALEYDELEGGNTENTIEKLTICFQYWT
- a CDS encoding T4 family baseplate hub assembly chaperone, which produces MYSFELPSGTELELREMTGAEEELLTNQRLIRSGEAINQVLRNCFVRLGEKTDPDLAEVMNLLSGDRLFALVRLRQISLGDEVELELSCPNSSCRMTNFVTINLEDLKVTPYGEEREFAFKLPGSKKTVRFGYLDGHKEKRLASLREPNITSAMLIRVLDIDGKAPSKKSLAEMSMRDRNALRQEMSRVDAGIDTSVETDCDGCGTKIRTRLEAEPAFLFPGVRL
- a CDS encoding phage virion morphogenesis protein; amino-acid sequence: MGVRRTGDWDKARAKLTTGMGPRLATALRQATIRNALFLVREIQRGIRSQAPGGQAFVKLAESTIERKGSSKALIDTGFLVNAITQKIMADKAFVGLLRGTVNKDGEDMVNIGAVMEYGATIKHPNGATIIIPARPFLHPVMDKYREQILQNYREAIRSAL